One Archangium lipolyticum DNA segment encodes these proteins:
- the pdxY gene encoding pyridoxal kinase PdxY, with product MAILSIQSHVAYGYVGNRAATFPLQRLGHEVWTVNTVQFSNHTGYGQWRGQVFEPSHVAEVVNGIAERGVLAECQAVLSGYMGNAETGSAILEVVAKVRAANPKALYCCDPVMGDVGRGMFVRPGIPEFMRERAVPAADITTPNQFELEFLTGRSVRSLDDALKAAAALREKGPRVVLVTSLLREETAPGTIEMLAATDAGAWLVLTPQLPMQPPPNGAGDAVAALFLSHLLRGRDAGEALGETAASIFGIFAATHAAGSRELRLVAAQEELVSPSRRFSVERVA from the coding sequence GTGGCCATTCTCTCGATCCAGTCTCATGTCGCCTATGGGTACGTCGGCAACCGGGCGGCGACCTTTCCGCTGCAGCGCCTCGGTCACGAGGTGTGGACGGTCAACACGGTGCAGTTCAGCAACCACACCGGCTACGGCCAGTGGCGAGGCCAGGTGTTCGAGCCCTCGCATGTGGCGGAGGTGGTGAACGGCATCGCCGAGCGCGGTGTGCTGGCGGAGTGCCAGGCGGTGTTGTCCGGCTACATGGGCAACGCGGAGACCGGCTCGGCCATCCTCGAGGTGGTCGCGAAGGTGCGGGCGGCCAACCCGAAGGCGCTGTACTGCTGTGATCCGGTGATGGGGGATGTGGGCCGGGGCATGTTCGTGAGGCCAGGCATTCCCGAGTTCATGCGCGAGCGGGCCGTCCCGGCCGCCGACATCACCACGCCCAACCAGTTCGAGCTGGAGTTCCTCACCGGCCGGAGCGTGCGCTCCCTGGACGATGCGTTGAAGGCAGCCGCGGCCCTGCGTGAGAAGGGCCCGCGCGTGGTGCTGGTGACGAGCCTGCTGCGGGAGGAGACGGCTCCGGGGACGATCGAGATGCTGGCGGCCACGGATGCGGGTGCCTGGCTGGTCCTCACCCCGCAGTTGCCGATGCAGCCGCCGCCCAATGGAGCGGGCGACGCCGTGGCGGCGCTCTTCCTCTCGCACCTGCTGCGGGGCCGGGACGCGGGGGAGGCGCTCGGGGAGACGGCCGCCTCCATCTTTGGCATCTTCGCCGCCACGCATGCGGCGGGCTCACGGGAGCTGCGGCTCGTCGCCGCCCAGGAGGAGCTGGTCTCGCCTTCGCGGCGCTTCTCCGTGGAGCGGGTGGCCTGA
- a CDS encoding DEAD/DEAH box helicase has translation MDLLGLERQSIRCDVVGVPGSPSAKYRVRIDGELISTTSVVFPWFVAADGSAPRPLSPTAAWACAEARLASHASAQEQLARVARIRNVLDDTSRLLSGRVQFTPAGYFGMFEPQSVVRVGLRWESDPDATDVVSLHPYAVLPDGTHASLPLGSIRPGGIAGNDSRRPLVLPEGATEVLENIRPLQRRLVGDVQRELADPSAVVPEGLDADSILDLSQYSQRVMGFEVLRGRQPPERTEGSGLEWIDPPADAGAFSFTFQVEQGEGLAPMSLQLRSREEALLLLSQNDTAMARGDGTPLVVGGNRLLPSEELGRQLRIALQLSEPPSDEGVPGAGLEKAQGTRGRQAAIVRELEATLVNPDRTLVDADPVPWDLLHTALLPGVELKPHQRHGIEWLWRHAKSQDSGVLLADDMGLGKTLQVACFLTLRRLDALGVVRPQLVVCPTILLDNWRQELSRFFEARVWPQPFILHGPGLQAVARPDGLNTAFLERQDLILTNYETLGAHQRSLLKMDFDVVVFDEAHNLKNPDTLRSRAARALKRSFAVALTGTPVENELIDVWAIYDAVQSREPRVFGTRASFREEYQGERAVETLRQRLGYPSANCTLLRREKADALKDLPPKLSQRIAVEMTMLQEEQERLIAQQAQKRGMLWALAALQKLYQHPALLSESRGMSTATALRESPKTRLCLELLERIESQGGGAHAEKALVFVLSRAMQDLLSQLLKEKFQLKRVPILNGEPENRRLALDFIDEFSRAHGFQVLILSPLAAGAGLNIVAASHVIHYGRWWNPAKEDQATDRAYRIGQVRPVHVYYPLLHRQGRADAGFDMRLHELVERKRAMARDFLSPELNDAKQYTSVFQEQGAAGKG, from the coding sequence ATGGACTTGCTCGGTCTCGAACGGCAATCCATCCGTTGTGACGTGGTGGGCGTCCCAGGCAGCCCTAGTGCGAAGTACAGAGTCCGAATCGATGGGGAACTGATTTCGACCACATCTGTCGTTTTCCCGTGGTTCGTGGCTGCTGACGGCAGCGCGCCTCGCCCCTTGAGCCCGACGGCTGCCTGGGCCTGCGCCGAAGCTCGTCTCGCGAGCCACGCATCAGCACAGGAACAGCTTGCGCGTGTGGCACGAATCCGCAATGTGCTGGACGACACCTCACGGCTACTTTCTGGACGGGTTCAGTTCACCCCTGCAGGCTATTTTGGAATGTTCGAGCCCCAGTCGGTGGTGCGAGTGGGGCTGCGCTGGGAATCGGACCCAGACGCGACGGACGTTGTCTCTTTACACCCCTACGCCGTCCTTCCGGATGGCACTCACGCTTCGCTGCCTCTGGGCAGCATACGACCTGGTGGGATCGCAGGGAACGACAGCCGCCGACCCCTGGTTCTTCCCGAGGGGGCTACTGAAGTACTGGAAAACATCCGTCCTCTGCAGCGGCGCCTTGTTGGTGACGTCCAGCGGGAGCTGGCAGACCCATCAGCCGTCGTTCCCGAGGGACTGGACGCGGATTCCATCCTGGACCTTTCTCAATACTCTCAGAGAGTCATGGGGTTCGAAGTCCTTCGTGGCCGACAACCTCCTGAGAGAACGGAGGGCTCCGGGCTGGAATGGATCGATCCTCCCGCCGACGCCGGAGCGTTCTCGTTCACGTTCCAGGTTGAGCAGGGCGAGGGCCTTGCGCCCATGTCGCTCCAACTGCGCTCACGGGAAGAGGCTCTGCTTCTTCTTTCGCAGAACGACACCGCGATGGCTCGGGGGGACGGTACTCCGTTGGTTGTAGGAGGAAATCGGCTGCTTCCGAGCGAAGAATTGGGACGTCAGCTTCGCATTGCGCTCCAATTGTCGGAGCCACCTTCGGATGAGGGAGTGCCTGGAGCGGGCTTGGAGAAGGCACAGGGTACCAGGGGGCGCCAGGCTGCCATCGTACGCGAGCTGGAGGCCACTCTTGTCAACCCCGACAGAACCCTCGTGGATGCAGATCCTGTTCCATGGGACCTCCTGCATACCGCGCTGCTGCCGGGCGTGGAACTCAAGCCTCATCAACGTCATGGAATCGAGTGGCTGTGGCGCCACGCCAAATCCCAAGATTCCGGCGTCCTGCTCGCGGATGACATGGGGCTCGGCAAGACGTTGCAGGTCGCCTGTTTCCTCACGCTCAGACGCTTGGATGCTCTGGGGGTTGTGCGTCCGCAACTCGTCGTTTGTCCCACCATCCTGCTCGACAACTGGCGCCAGGAACTTTCTCGTTTCTTCGAGGCGCGAGTCTGGCCGCAACCATTCATCCTGCACGGTCCTGGGTTGCAGGCGGTAGCACGCCCAGATGGGCTCAACACTGCCTTCCTTGAGCGTCAGGACCTGATTCTCACCAATTACGAGACGCTCGGAGCACATCAGCGCTCCCTGCTGAAGATGGACTTCGATGTCGTCGTCTTTGATGAGGCGCACAACCTCAAGAATCCGGACACGCTGCGCTCGCGCGCCGCACGCGCCCTCAAGCGCTCCTTTGCGGTCGCATTGACGGGTACCCCAGTCGAAAATGAATTGATCGATGTTTGGGCCATCTACGACGCCGTCCAGAGCCGGGAGCCGCGCGTATTCGGAACACGCGCCTCCTTTCGCGAAGAATACCAGGGCGAACGCGCCGTGGAAACCTTGCGGCAGCGGCTTGGCTATCCTTCCGCCAACTGCACGCTCCTTCGGCGCGAGAAGGCAGATGCTCTCAAAGACCTTCCTCCAAAGCTTTCCCAGAGAATTGCCGTCGAGATGACCATGCTTCAGGAGGAACAGGAACGGCTCATCGCCCAGCAGGCGCAGAAACGAGGCATGCTCTGGGCGCTCGCGGCATTGCAAAAGCTTTATCAGCATCCGGCTCTTCTCTCGGAGTCTCGTGGAATGTCAACCGCGACAGCGCTTCGCGAAAGTCCGAAGACGCGACTGTGCCTGGAGTTGCTGGAGCGGATAGAGAGTCAGGGAGGAGGCGCTCACGCTGAGAAGGCCCTGGTCTTTGTCCTCTCCCGCGCGATGCAAGATCTGCTGTCGCAGCTCCTCAAGGAGAAATTTCAACTCAAGCGCGTTCCCATCCTCAATGGAGAGCCTGAAAACCGTCGATTGGCCCTGGATTTCATCGATGAGTTCTCACGCGCCCATGGCTTCCAGGTTCTCATTCTGAGTCCGTTGGCCGCAGGGGCCGGGCTCAACATCGTTGCCGCGAGCCATGTCATCCACTATGGGCGATGGTGGAATCCCGCGAAGGAGGACCAGGCTACGGACCGCGCCTATCGCATCGGTCAGGTTCGCCCGGTCCACGTTTACTACCCGTTGCTCCACCGCCAGGGACGCGCAGACGCGGGGTTCGACATGCGGCTGCACGAGTTGGTGGAGCGCAAGCGAGCCATGGCACGTGACTTCTTGTCACCCGAACTGAACGACGCGAAGCAGTACACGAGCGTTTTCCAGGAGCAGGGTGCCGCAGGAAAAGGCTGA
- a CDS encoding coiled-coil domain-containing protein codes for MSLVSLLQNISLLQALGFIVGLTLLAVGLVLWRWKNLLQAIRALDGSLTDLLSGRIKEPDSGVEGRALWRAVREQLVFPPGLQRIPGPVLIRASPSQELRESCRALFRHSSGHGLGKNLTGIALVITFSLLGSVLVGPVQGALAGNGAGSGSQADLLSQAIGQMGAKFFVSAAGLIGSFIFQWIASTLEGRLLARLDAMRAGFESNTQTLEAHEIELASARKDVLGTLKGELSQTRRELSERLEHLESVNVSIQDIGTEVRTHFGTMMKEHVGDVITRQLTAVEKAVREIATELQRSIASGFATTLQEEMSRVREHLETIQKALSERQEHDLGRIIEQLRDTVSGGFQSQSQDMARQMAELVGVLPRLERQFDAMSQTMGSNARQWGLENQRAIDALGEKVTALVGSFDKVRDGLETAVARVLKASTESSHRLGLENQQVLGQLESTVSSVMGGFKDVLAGMNESTQRLMNAASRSAQNLQEHTVRQAGTLNEQVEALRAAAAADMSNVQARSAEFAEIMGTTQDGLRKLTEQLRDTAARLVSATREVVGTQDGAKGVSVRMEQVAERLIATANSFQQLSEERLSVVRQEEHLLSAQRQALDQVSPVLNGLTRTYEESINRQAQVLSSQWATVIERLDSVVDRTSGEFVQGVEELTDAVKELKQTLQPRVRHT; via the coding sequence ATGTCACTTGTATCACTTCTGCAGAACATCTCTCTTCTCCAAGCCCTCGGGTTCATCGTAGGGCTCACGCTGCTTGCGGTAGGGCTCGTGTTGTGGCGGTGGAAAAATCTGTTGCAAGCCATCCGTGCATTGGATGGAAGCCTGACGGACCTTCTTTCCGGCAGGATAAAAGAGCCTGACTCCGGAGTAGAAGGACGGGCCTTATGGCGCGCCGTCCGCGAACAGCTTGTCTTCCCCCCTGGACTCCAGCGGATCCCAGGGCCTGTGCTCATTCGGGCTTCTCCCTCACAAGAGCTGCGTGAGAGTTGTCGCGCCTTGTTCCGCCACTCTTCTGGCCATGGGCTTGGCAAAAACCTGACGGGAATTGCGCTGGTCATCACGTTCAGTCTTCTGGGCAGTGTACTCGTCGGGCCCGTTCAGGGTGCACTGGCCGGCAATGGGGCTGGTTCTGGCTCTCAGGCGGACTTGCTCTCTCAAGCCATTGGTCAGATGGGTGCCAAGTTCTTCGTTTCCGCCGCAGGCCTCATTGGCTCGTTCATCTTCCAATGGATTGCTTCCACACTTGAGGGAAGGCTGTTGGCCCGGCTGGACGCGATGCGTGCAGGATTCGAGTCCAATACCCAGACGCTCGAAGCGCATGAAATCGAGCTGGCGTCCGCGCGCAAGGACGTCCTGGGAACGCTGAAGGGCGAACTTTCCCAGACTCGCAGGGAGCTGTCCGAACGGCTCGAACACCTGGAGAGCGTGAACGTCTCCATCCAGGACATCGGCACCGAAGTACGGACCCACTTCGGGACAATGATGAAGGAGCATGTCGGCGATGTCATCACTCGACAGCTCACCGCCGTGGAGAAGGCTGTTCGAGAAATCGCCACGGAATTGCAGCGCTCCATCGCGTCAGGCTTTGCCACGACGCTGCAAGAGGAGATGTCGAGGGTTCGCGAGCACTTGGAGACAATCCAGAAGGCGCTCTCCGAACGGCAGGAGCATGACCTTGGCCGCATCATCGAGCAGCTCCGGGATACGGTGTCTGGAGGCTTCCAATCTCAGTCCCAAGATATGGCACGCCAGATGGCCGAACTCGTGGGTGTGCTTCCTAGACTTGAGCGCCAGTTCGATGCCATGTCGCAGACGATGGGCAGCAATGCGCGTCAGTGGGGACTCGAAAACCAGCGGGCCATCGACGCGCTGGGCGAGAAGGTCACCGCTCTTGTGGGGAGCTTCGATAAGGTTCGTGACGGTTTGGAGACCGCTGTAGCGCGGGTGCTCAAGGCTTCAACCGAGTCTTCCCATCGGCTTGGTTTGGAGAACCAGCAGGTACTCGGTCAGCTGGAGAGTACCGTCTCTTCCGTGATGGGCGGCTTCAAAGATGTTCTCGCGGGAATGAACGAGAGTACCCAGCGACTCATGAATGCCGCGTCTCGTTCTGCCCAGAACCTCCAGGAGCACACGGTGCGCCAAGCGGGAACCCTGAACGAGCAGGTGGAGGCACTACGCGCTGCCGCAGCGGCGGACATGAGCAACGTTCAGGCAAGGTCTGCGGAGTTCGCAGAGATCATGGGGACGACCCAGGACGGACTGCGCAAGCTGACCGAGCAGTTGCGCGACACCGCAGCTCGGCTTGTCTCCGCGACACGTGAAGTCGTGGGCACTCAAGATGGTGCGAAGGGGGTCTCGGTCAGGATGGAGCAGGTAGCGGAGCGCCTGATTGCGACGGCAAACTCGTTCCAGCAGCTTTCGGAGGAACGCTTGAGCGTGGTCAGGCAGGAGGAGCATCTGCTCAGTGCCCAGCGTCAGGCCCTCGACCAGGTCAGCCCCGTCCTCAATGGGTTGACCCGCACCTACGAGGAATCAATAAATCGCCAAGCACAGGTGTTGAGCAGCCAGTGGGCAACAGTCATAGAGCGGCTCGACTCGGTGGTGGATCGGACATCGGGTGAATTTGTCCAAGGAGTAGAGGAGCTTACCGATGCGGTGAAAGAGCTCAAGCAGACCCTACAGCCACGGGTGAGGCATACGTGA
- a CDS encoding EH signature domain-containing protein, whose product MGLDSWLKETSDRQRLFLAGLDTFHEQVVTGMRQLSARVESAHQRADDREPDRIFRARQTLDVQAVLGKLDARNLASLSRRELRAMPGLWREVGLERMEWFLTQNPESWPRLVRQRLRDWSLYEDGSQQVAWARLAGRCPTDSRSLRGNLPLSIEGVLGREGPGLLATHWKDRPLLEVIETLRGAGVKPNTAYAGHVVAEYLLRRVQARWDVSESLAFLLDDSRGRAWLPHVATEGTVSSVPLVARVAVVAAALDCRARGQISAGVRGRLEERLVSRDSVFGDPRLKTLTEAWTQVRQRAKEAFDDFLAALIQQDLEFFFERAMREQDRRRFWLRYLGSIRRTTCWLDSMTYDELFRKVATLPPEQQAAFRRARRLSKGRVSAFCLWFESYVVVEFSDTGNAAFIYRHANLEQKLRGEEAESASDLNDGLSGGFASRRLIHGGQWQTRFQLALLELGIEWDRPAQKRTR is encoded by the coding sequence ATGGGCCTGGATTCGTGGCTCAAGGAGACTTCTGACCGGCAGCGACTCTTTCTGGCTGGGCTCGACACATTCCATGAGCAGGTCGTAACCGGGATGCGACAACTCTCCGCACGCGTGGAATCCGCTCATCAGAGGGCCGACGACCGGGAGCCGGATCGCATTTTCCGAGCGCGCCAGACGCTCGACGTCCAAGCCGTTCTCGGCAAGCTGGACGCACGCAATCTCGCCAGCCTGTCGCGTCGTGAGTTGAGGGCGATGCCTGGTCTGTGGCGCGAGGTGGGGTTGGAGCGTATGGAATGGTTCCTCACGCAGAATCCCGAGAGTTGGCCTCGGTTGGTACGCCAGCGACTTCGTGACTGGAGCCTGTACGAGGATGGCTCGCAACAGGTTGCATGGGCGCGGCTCGCGGGCAGGTGTCCGACGGACTCTCGCTCATTACGGGGGAACTTGCCCCTATCAATCGAGGGGGTGCTCGGTCGAGAGGGTCCAGGGCTTCTCGCTACGCATTGGAAGGACCGGCCTTTGCTTGAGGTAATTGAGACGCTGCGAGGCGCGGGGGTGAAGCCAAACACCGCCTATGCAGGCCACGTCGTGGCGGAGTACCTCCTCCGAAGAGTTCAGGCGCGTTGGGATGTCTCCGAGAGCTTGGCGTTTCTCCTGGACGACTCACGCGGACGGGCATGGTTGCCGCACGTGGCCACGGAAGGGACTGTGTCCTCCGTTCCATTGGTGGCCCGCGTGGCCGTGGTGGCGGCGGCGCTGGACTGCCGGGCGCGTGGGCAGATCAGCGCGGGAGTCCGCGGGCGTCTTGAGGAGCGCCTCGTGTCTAGGGATAGTGTTTTTGGCGATCCCCGTCTCAAGACCTTGACCGAGGCATGGACCCAGGTCCGACAGCGCGCCAAAGAGGCTTTCGATGACTTCTTGGCCGCTCTCATTCAGCAGGATCTTGAGTTCTTCTTTGAGCGTGCGATGAGGGAGCAGGATCGACGTAGATTCTGGCTGCGCTATCTTGGTTCCATCCGGAGGACGACGTGCTGGCTTGACTCGATGACGTACGACGAGTTGTTCCGAAAGGTCGCGACACTTCCGCCAGAGCAGCAGGCCGCTTTCAGGAGAGCCAGGAGGCTTTCAAAGGGGCGGGTGAGTGCATTCTGTCTGTGGTTCGAGAGCTACGTGGTGGTCGAGTTTTCTGATACTGGCAACGCGGCTTTCATTTATCGGCATGCGAATCTCGAGCAGAAGCTTCGGGGCGAGGAGGCCGAGAGCGCCAGCGATCTCAATGACGGCCTCAGCGGGGGATTCGCCTCGCGACGGCTGATTCACGGTGGACAATGGCAGACTCGGTTCCAGCTGGCACTGCTGGAACTCGGCATCGAATGGGACCGTCCTGCTCAGAAAAGGACTCGCTGA
- the sitI6 gene encoding SitI6 family double-CXXCG motif immunity protein, with the protein MKFYALTRDPSPRNTGNLNASHAWKLPGVEPCPACHLQPEMHTFAQYPCVDLSGLPPEELKKLSSAWPVPHEEFIRRRELVRPLAPPGAVLQPGAVFGPLQGTGLGYFGQLFMQNAMSLCMRREALERLQDAGIRGLRGCPTQVRFRTKQAPELRDIQLESHGQLHPGCLPPEQPRCPVCNVDKGFMLPDPYWLDATRIPEHVDIFRLGEVSGIIVANERLVDAVHRLELDGVVFQEVEAR; encoded by the coding sequence ATGAAGTTCTACGCGCTCACCAGAGACCCATCGCCGCGTAATACGGGCAACCTGAACGCCTCGCACGCGTGGAAGCTGCCCGGTGTGGAGCCCTGCCCGGCCTGTCATCTGCAGCCAGAGATGCATACATTTGCTCAATACCCGTGCGTGGACCTTTCGGGGCTGCCACCCGAAGAGCTGAAGAAGTTGTCCAGTGCCTGGCCCGTCCCACACGAGGAATTCATCCGGCGGCGCGAGCTCGTGCGTCCACTGGCACCTCCTGGCGCCGTGCTGCAACCAGGAGCGGTGTTCGGCCCACTCCAGGGAACAGGCCTGGGCTACTTCGGCCAGCTCTTCATGCAAAACGCCATGTCCCTCTGCATGCGCCGCGAGGCCTTGGAGCGATTGCAGGATGCGGGCATCCGCGGCCTCCGTGGCTGCCCCACCCAGGTGCGCTTCCGCACCAAACAGGCACCCGAGCTGCGGGACATCCAGCTCGAGTCCCACGGGCAGCTCCACCCAGGCTGCCTGCCGCCCGAGCAGCCCCGGTGTCCCGTGTGCAATGTCGACAAGGGTTTCATGCTCCCGGACCCCTACTGGCTCGACGCCACACGGATTCCAGAGCACGTGGACATCTTCCGCCTGGGCGAGGTCTCGGGAATCATCGTCGCCAACGAGCGACTGGTGGACGCGGTGCACCGCCTGGAGCTGGATGGGGTCGTCTTCCAGGAGGTGGAGGCTCGCTGA
- the sitA6 gene encoding SitA6 family polymorphic toxin lipoprotein has protein sequence MTRALPHRALLLATLLLAACATSAPVSHAGERTKPDDTTACDDADADQCVVLACDEGECAFFDCADVDPEALAHVPLAHDAELAQFYRLPFRPPGTQRNWRRAGLREDARPRLTFHFRYRQGFLPAFPRLEGKLLKHHLFPQAREFRDWFNQCGINIHQWTMVLPEHVHLRIHSGANGGSWNAAWRQFYEANRYRRVPPEELLRKAFELALRFDIAGPVRPYSAPVSPPGPQLLAP, from the coding sequence ATGACTCGAGCCCTCCCACACCGGGCTTTATTACTTGCCACGCTTCTACTGGCCGCGTGCGCCACCTCCGCACCTGTCTCGCACGCAGGGGAGAGGACGAAGCCTGACGACACCACTGCCTGCGACGACGCGGACGCCGACCAGTGCGTCGTACTCGCCTGTGACGAAGGCGAATGCGCCTTCTTCGATTGTGCGGACGTGGACCCTGAGGCACTCGCGCACGTGCCCCTGGCGCATGACGCGGAGCTGGCGCAGTTCTATCGCCTTCCCTTCCGCCCCCCTGGGACTCAGCGCAATTGGAGACGCGCGGGGCTTCGGGAGGACGCCCGACCCCGGCTGACCTTCCACTTCCGCTATCGCCAGGGATTCCTACCCGCCTTTCCCCGGCTCGAAGGCAAGCTGCTCAAGCATCACCTCTTTCCCCAAGCGCGGGAGTTCAGGGATTGGTTCAATCAATGTGGCATCAACATCCACCAGTGGACCATGGTCCTCCCCGAGCACGTGCATCTGCGCATCCACAGCGGCGCGAATGGCGGATCATGGAACGCGGCATGGCGGCAGTTCTACGAGGCCAATCGGTACCGCCGGGTGCCGCCGGAGGAGCTGCTTCGCAAGGCTTTTGAGCTGGCCTTGCGCTTCGACATTGCCGGTCCCGTCAGGCCCTACTCCGCTCCAGTGTCTCCGCCTGGACCCCAGCTTCTCGCTCCTTGA
- a CDS encoding glycoside hydrolase family protein: MRRRVAPSFIAILMLLGCGSSTPNTGDSSPEDAGTQTPTLPTKSAKRGIAFDLATPEDLAALSPGVSWWYNWSPQPHRNVPSDHQSRYGMDFIPMLWNGNFNAESIEAFLKAHPDIKYLLLLNEPNLTDQANMSPQDAARLWPRYESVAANTGVKLVGPGMNWGTYPGYSDPVVWLDAFYAAYRAANGNRDPRIDYLAFHWYDYGLAGQLDRLKKYGKQFWVTEFANCHSQKDGAQIDSVAKQKAQMTEMVAVCESREDVFRYAWFTGRWTNDPCFASLLGAPGTVTELGAHYLSLPFR, translated from the coding sequence ATGAGACGCCGAGTCGCGCCGTCATTCATCGCGATCCTGATGCTGCTGGGTTGTGGTTCGAGCACGCCGAACACGGGCGACTCATCGCCCGAGGACGCGGGCACCCAGACGCCCACCCTTCCCACCAAGAGCGCCAAGCGGGGAATCGCCTTCGACCTCGCGACTCCGGAGGACCTCGCCGCCCTCTCTCCAGGGGTGAGCTGGTGGTACAACTGGAGCCCGCAGCCCCACCGGAATGTGCCCTCGGATCATCAGTCCCGTTACGGCATGGACTTCATCCCCATGCTGTGGAACGGAAACTTCAACGCCGAGAGCATCGAGGCGTTCCTCAAGGCCCATCCCGACATCAAGTACCTGCTGCTCCTCAACGAGCCCAACCTCACGGACCAGGCCAACATGTCGCCCCAGGACGCGGCGCGGCTGTGGCCCAGGTACGAGAGCGTCGCCGCGAATACGGGGGTCAAGCTGGTCGGCCCCGGGATGAACTGGGGAACCTATCCGGGCTACTCGGATCCGGTCGTCTGGCTCGATGCGTTCTACGCGGCCTACCGCGCGGCCAACGGGAACCGTGACCCGCGCATCGATTACCTCGCGTTCCACTGGTACGACTACGGGCTCGCGGGCCAGCTGGACCGGCTCAAGAAGTACGGCAAGCAGTTCTGGGTCACGGAATTCGCCAACTGCCACAGCCAGAAGGATGGCGCGCAGATCGACTCGGTCGCCAAGCAGAAGGCCCAGATGACGGAGATGGTGGCGGTCTGCGAGAGCCGTGAGGATGTGTTCCGCTACGCCTGGTTCACGGGGCGGTGGACGAACGATCCGTGCTTCGCCAGCCTTCTGGGCGCTCCGGGAACAGTGACGGAGCTGGGCGCCCATTACCTCTCCCTGCCCTTCCGCTGA
- a CDS encoding alpha/beta hydrolase, producing MEPLDTLRLILAGLLFGLGLLGFFKAPLGSLWKPAVAATEWGHVLAGLPLLLLLLPGGTGFGARLTWVLATLAVLLLLSSLLRALRYVKELEAHFAKTFGPVQPRALPGAPARTAPLVLGDLLSVSTPRVTPTRHTYREVDGHALQLDLYRSAEAPRPLPLVVVIHGGSWNSGDSTQLDWLNSYLAARGHAVAAINYRLAPRHTFPAQRDDVLAALDWLRENASQLELDASRIAILGRSAGGQLALLAAYTARDPAIRAVVALYAPTDLNWGWANPTNPRVMDSPKTLSEYLGGTPAQVQERFDAASPIDFVLPNSPATLLVHGTRDELVLAEQSRRLARRLNQANVPHLQLELPWATHGCDANPAGPGGQITTWAVERFLAAAFQDTPKRPA from the coding sequence GTGGAACCACTCGACACCCTTCGTCTGATTCTCGCCGGCCTGCTCTTCGGGCTGGGTCTGCTGGGCTTCTTCAAGGCTCCCCTGGGCTCCCTCTGGAAGCCCGCCGTGGCCGCGACCGAGTGGGGCCACGTGCTGGCCGGCCTTCCGCTCCTCTTGTTGCTGCTGCCCGGTGGAACGGGTTTCGGCGCTCGGCTCACGTGGGTCCTGGCCACGCTCGCCGTGCTTCTCCTGCTCTCCTCCCTGCTCCGGGCCCTCCGGTACGTGAAAGAGCTGGAGGCGCACTTCGCGAAGACCTTCGGACCCGTCCAGCCCCGTGCGCTCCCCGGTGCTCCCGCGCGGACCGCGCCCCTGGTCCTGGGTGATCTGCTCTCGGTCTCCACCCCCAGGGTGACCCCCACCCGGCACACCTACCGGGAGGTCGACGGCCATGCCCTGCAACTGGACTTGTACCGCAGCGCCGAGGCGCCCCGGCCCCTGCCGCTCGTCGTGGTCATCCACGGGGGCTCCTGGAACAGCGGGGACAGCACCCAGCTCGACTGGCTGAACAGCTATCTCGCCGCCCGAGGCCACGCGGTCGCGGCGATCAACTACCGGCTCGCGCCCCGTCACACCTTCCCGGCCCAGCGCGATGACGTGCTCGCCGCGCTGGACTGGCTGCGAGAGAACGCCTCCCAGCTGGAGCTGGATGCTTCCCGCATCGCCATCCTCGGGCGCTCCGCTGGTGGCCAGCTGGCACTGCTCGCCGCCTACACGGCTCGAGATCCGGCGATCCGCGCGGTCGTCGCCCTGTATGCGCCCACGGATCTCAACTGGGGTTGGGCCAACCCCACCAACCCCCGGGTGATGGACAGCCCCAAGACCCTGAGCGAGTACCTCGGCGGAACGCCTGCACAAGTCCAGGAGCGCTTCGATGCCGCGTCGCCCATCGACTTCGTGCTCCCCAATTCGCCTGCCACCCTGTTGGTTCATGGGACCCGGGACGAGCTGGTCCTCGCGGAACAGAGCCGGCGTCTGGCCAGGCGCCTGAATCAGGCCAACGTCCCCCACCTGCAGCTCGAGCTCCCCTGGGCCACCCACGGCTGTGATGCCAACCCCGCGGGACCGGGAGGACAGATCACCACCTGGGCCGTGGAGCGGTTCCTCGCCGCCGCCTTTCAGGACACTCCCAAGCGCCCCGCCTGA